The following coding sequences lie in one Alloacidobacterium dinghuense genomic window:
- the cmk gene encoding (d)CMP kinase, with amino-acid sequence MIGRRLIVAIDGPAGAGKSTVAGKLAADFGLLNLETGAMYRAFALKAIENGVPSDDAAALEKLAAETSIGLEATPAGNRVLLDGSDVTARVRDAAVTQAASQVSVHPAIRSWMVDLQRKLGEKGGVVMEGRDIGTVVFPDADIKIFLDASPEARGERRFEQSGKVTTQESILKEIRERDQRDRNRAQSPLRPAPDAVVIDSTDLTLEEVVNKVQDLITARLVLQAQ; translated from the coding sequence ATGATTGGTCGTCGATTGATTGTGGCCATTGACGGACCCGCTGGCGCAGGCAAGAGCACAGTAGCAGGAAAGCTGGCCGCGGATTTTGGTCTATTGAACCTTGAGACGGGAGCGATGTACCGCGCCTTTGCGCTCAAAGCCATCGAGAATGGCGTTCCTTCCGACGACGCTGCGGCGCTTGAAAAGCTTGCTGCCGAGACATCGATCGGACTGGAAGCAACGCCTGCGGGGAATCGCGTGCTGCTGGATGGAAGCGATGTGACCGCACGCGTGCGTGATGCTGCCGTGACGCAGGCTGCATCGCAGGTCAGCGTACATCCTGCCATTCGCAGCTGGATGGTCGACCTTCAGCGCAAGCTGGGAGAAAAAGGCGGCGTTGTAATGGAGGGCCGGGACATCGGGACGGTGGTGTTTCCCGATGCCGATATCAAGATTTTTCTCGATGCTTCACCGGAGGCGAGAGGCGAGAGGCGCTTCGAGCAATCGGGCAAGGTGACGACCCAGGAATCGATTCTCAAAGAGATTCGGGAGCGCGATCAGCGGGACAGGAACCGGGCGCAGTCTCCATTGAGGCCCGCGCCCGACGCTGTGGTGATTGATTCGACTGACCTGACGCTTGAAGAGGTGGTCAACAAGGTTCAGGACCTCATTACTGCTCGGTTGGTGCTGCAGGCGCAGTAG
- a CDS encoding DUF4097 family beta strand repeat-containing protein, whose protein sequence is MAAAPPPYSPRDSRQQWKDWQRAQKDAMRARRYYWRYYHRPSIAGPVILLAVGILALLMETGRLNAARFWSWYAQWWPMLLIGIGLILLLEYFIDRNNPYAGRRSMGGFGFLIILLIIGGWGTHAAHVWGPLSDQFSDNRDDFWSLMGEEHDNDVQQDEAISPNASVQIQNPRGDVTITASSDDRMHLKAHQVVHTSSDNDARKTFEAVTPKVINSGSNVVLSIEGRNNSRVDLTVELPPTASTVVNAGRGDVTIEGLKTGSDVSASHGDVKFDNMGGTVHARMDHGDLSAHQIAGDVTVDGHSGDVTLSDIKGNVTLDGEFFGDTHLEQIGSTVHFHSSRSDIAIQRLQGDMTMDSSDLNVSQAVGPVRIVTRSKDIDLSQLSGDAHIENNNGDVNITAAMPLGNLQVSNRTGNITVTVPENASFAVTASNADGDLHTDFPLTMTNSDDRKSAQGQIGTGGPHLELSTGHGDLQLRRGSPSAPVPPPPPTPPAGAKHLRAPKEPTAPAAPTEQ, encoded by the coding sequence ATGGCCGCAGCACCTCCTCCCTACAGCCCACGCGACAGCCGTCAGCAATGGAAGGATTGGCAGCGCGCGCAAAAAGACGCGATGCGCGCACGCCGCTACTATTGGCGCTACTATCATCGGCCCTCCATTGCCGGGCCCGTCATCCTGCTGGCCGTCGGCATTCTCGCTCTGCTCATGGAGACAGGCCGGCTAAACGCCGCGCGTTTCTGGTCGTGGTATGCGCAATGGTGGCCGATGCTTCTCATTGGCATCGGGCTCATTCTGCTCCTCGAATATTTCATCGACCGCAACAACCCGTATGCAGGCCGCAGGTCGATGGGGGGCTTTGGCTTCCTCATCATTCTGCTCATCATCGGCGGATGGGGCACGCACGCTGCTCACGTCTGGGGGCCGCTGAGCGACCAATTCTCTGACAATCGTGATGACTTCTGGTCGCTGATGGGAGAAGAGCACGACAACGACGTGCAGCAGGACGAAGCCATCTCTCCAAACGCATCCGTGCAGATCCAGAACCCGCGCGGCGACGTGACCATTACTGCTTCCTCCGACGACAGGATGCACCTGAAGGCCCACCAGGTCGTTCACACGTCCTCTGACAATGATGCCCGCAAGACCTTCGAAGCAGTAACGCCGAAGGTGATCAACTCCGGTTCAAACGTTGTCTTGAGCATTGAAGGCAGAAACAACTCACGCGTCGATCTCACCGTCGAGTTGCCGCCAACCGCGAGCACCGTCGTTAACGCCGGACGTGGCGATGTCACCATCGAGGGCCTCAAGACCGGCTCTGATGTATCTGCCAGTCACGGCGACGTGAAATTCGATAACATGGGCGGCACCGTTCACGCGCGCATGGATCACGGTGATCTCTCAGCACACCAGATCGCGGGAGATGTGACGGTCGACGGCCACTCCGGCGATGTTACCTTGTCCGACATAAAGGGCAATGTCACCCTCGATGGCGAATTCTTCGGCGACACGCATCTCGAACAGATCGGCTCGACCGTGCACTTTCATTCCAGCCGCTCCGACATCGCAATTCAGAGATTGCAAGGCGACATGACCATGGATTCGAGCGACCTGAATGTAAGCCAAGCCGTGGGCCCTGTGCGTATCGTCACCCGCTCCAAGGATATCGATCTGTCGCAACTCAGCGGCGACGCTCACATCGAAAACAACAATGGCGATGTGAACATCACGGCTGCCATGCCGCTCGGCAATCTGCAGGTCAGCAACCGGACCGGAAACATTACGGTGACCGTACCGGAGAACGCGAGCTTTGCCGTAACAGCGTCCAATGCCGATGGAGACCTGCACACAGACTTCCCCCTGACGATGACCAATTCCGACGACCGAAAGTCAGCTCAGGGGCAAATCGGAACCGGCGGCCCACACCTCGAACTCTCAACCGGCCACGGCGATCTGCAATTGCGCAGAGGCAGTCCGTCGGCGCCAGTTCCACCACCACCACCGACACCTCCCGCAGGCGCAAAACATCTACGCGCTCCGAAAGAGCCTACTGCGCCTGCAGCACCAACCGAGCAGTAA
- a CDS encoding LiaI-LiaF-like domain-containing protein, which produces MNQYIFLQRITGPAMLLTFGICALMDQWGVLNFGRSWPLYLIVLGVIKLAQRAALATAEPPQYQPGYAGYPPAAGPTPAPATGSTALVPTDTGITPTNDSGDRR; this is translated from the coding sequence ATGAATCAGTACATTTTTCTCCAGCGCATTACCGGTCCAGCCATGTTGCTCACTTTCGGCATATGCGCACTGATGGACCAGTGGGGCGTCCTCAATTTCGGACGCAGCTGGCCTTTGTATCTGATCGTCTTGGGTGTAATAAAGCTCGCTCAGCGCGCCGCTCTGGCAACTGCCGAGCCGCCTCAATATCAGCCGGGATACGCCGGTTATCCACCGGCTGCCGGCCCAACACCAGCGCCCGCGACAGGATCAACGGCACTCGTTCCAACCGACACCGGCATTACGCCGACCAACGACTCCGGGGACAGGAGGTAA
- a CDS encoding B-box zinc finger protein translates to MNCANHPDLPVAAYCQNCGKPLCTQCVRSISGVIYCEPCLAAKLGVSGATPTAAPGAPIPVESDGPNPALAFVLGFIPGVGAMFNGQFIKALIHVLVFVVLIGITNEHPLFGIFIAAWVFYQVFDAYQTAQARRNGLPLPDPFGLNELGQRLVPNRSYAAPPMGAVPPQGQYQAPPVPPPSGYGEPYTPVDPYAAVPPVPPIPPIPPMLPDLPGRRPEPVGAIVLIIVGMLFLFSTLHIFRFDWIGRGWPVLVIVIGVWLLVRRTREVPPPPAPPSGGAQ, encoded by the coding sequence ATGAACTGCGCGAATCATCCTGATCTTCCGGTTGCGGCATACTGCCAAAATTGCGGCAAGCCGCTTTGCACTCAATGCGTGCGCTCGATTTCGGGCGTAATTTATTGCGAACCCTGCCTGGCAGCAAAGCTCGGCGTTTCCGGAGCGACGCCCACCGCGGCGCCCGGCGCTCCGATCCCGGTAGAATCCGACGGACCGAATCCGGCCCTGGCTTTTGTTCTCGGCTTCATACCGGGCGTCGGCGCCATGTTCAACGGTCAGTTCATCAAGGCGCTGATTCACGTCCTGGTTTTCGTTGTGCTGATCGGTATTACCAACGAACACCCGTTGTTCGGCATTTTCATCGCAGCCTGGGTTTTCTATCAAGTCTTCGACGCCTACCAGACTGCGCAGGCACGCCGTAACGGATTGCCCTTGCCTGATCCATTTGGACTGAACGAACTGGGTCAGCGGCTTGTTCCCAACCGTTCCTATGCCGCACCGCCCATGGGAGCGGTTCCGCCCCAAGGTCAATATCAGGCGCCACCCGTACCGCCGCCCTCAGGATATGGAGAACCCTATACGCCTGTGGATCCCTATGCGGCCGTGCCGCCGGTGCCGCCCATTCCACCGATTCCGCCCATGCTTCCTGACCTCCCGGGACGGCGGCCTGAGCCGGTAGGCGCGATCGTGCTCATCATCGTCGGCATGCTCTTTCTCTTCAGCACACTGCATATATTCCGCTTTGACTGGATCGGGCGCGGCTGGCCCGTCCTGGTGATCGTCATAGGCGTCTGGCTGCTCGTACGCAGAACTCGCGAAGTGCCGCCGCCCCCTGCACCGCCGAGTGGAGGTGCTCAATGA
- a CDS encoding anti-sigma factor family protein — MSERNPFQQNQTGPLQCEEWEALLVDALDGTLKAEDKAVFTSHGSECPMCAEMLAQAKQGQEWMTYLHEEPSVPGDLVSKILGRTSGASLPQLAVAGPAQPVAVPVAHFTTRRTFRDARMLMTAAMAFFSLALSLSLFGVRLDTLRLADLKPSALQTTIARQFYGAKKQMVSYYENIRLVYEVESKMRELRRDSETDQNTQPRKDEKQPGNPPGDGHKTGGKLTTPNHPGMPGPVVAGPPVLADLDQTETEKAQNLRKEEVVEVNELVVKRTADQAERSLA; from the coding sequence ATGTCAGAGCGCAACCCATTTCAACAGAATCAGACGGGCCCTCTGCAGTGCGAAGAGTGGGAAGCCCTGCTGGTGGATGCTCTCGATGGAACGCTGAAAGCTGAGGACAAAGCCGTTTTCACCTCCCACGGAAGCGAATGCCCCATGTGCGCCGAGATGCTGGCGCAGGCAAAGCAGGGGCAGGAGTGGATGACCTATCTGCATGAGGAGCCGTCGGTTCCTGGGGATCTGGTTTCGAAGATTCTTGGCCGCACCAGCGGAGCCTCGTTGCCGCAGCTGGCCGTAGCTGGCCCGGCCCAGCCAGTCGCTGTGCCGGTGGCACATTTCACCACGCGGCGCACCTTCCGCGATGCGCGCATGCTGATGACCGCCGCCATGGCTTTCTTTTCGCTCGCCCTTTCGCTGAGTCTCTTCGGCGTCCGCCTGGATACGCTGCGCCTGGCCGACCTGAAGCCTTCGGCATTGCAGACGACGATCGCCCGGCAGTTCTACGGCGCGAAGAAGCAGATGGTGAGCTACTACGAGAACATTCGGCTGGTGTATGAAGTCGAATCTAAGATGCGCGAGCTGCGCCGCGATTCCGAGACAGACCAGAACACGCAGCCGCGCAAGGACGAAAAGCAACCGGGCAATCCGCCGGGCGATGGTCACAAGACAGGCGGCAAGCTCACAACTCCTAATCACCCTGGAATGCCGGGGCCAGTCGTTGCGGGCCCGCCAGTGCTGGCCGACCTGGACCAGACGGAGACAGAGAAAGCGCAGAATCTGCGTAAAGAAGAAGTTGTAGAGGTAAATGAATTGGTCGTGAAAAGAACAGCAGACCAAGCAGAAAGGAGCTTGGCATGA
- a CDS encoding RNA polymerase sigma factor encodes MSAAGTITWNGWGVARTVSRGMDKRPQSPDPWLRPQDAGVGSGARRSADRPGERHLDADWQLIVTRCLDGDSTAWTELVKAHHRRVYGLCYRFTGSPHDAEDLAQEVFLKIYGNLATFDVAKGSFQTWITTLTRNLLVDHFRRSKQQRVTDSMDAGWDESEERKIADRLSDPRPTPHEHAAQKELQKMVQAALTKVSPELREAVILRDLQDMDYKEIAQVLRIPEGTVKSRISRGRAELARLLQRNGRQVV; translated from the coding sequence ATGAGCGCAGCCGGCACCATAACGTGGAATGGATGGGGCGTGGCCAGGACGGTATCGCGGGGCATGGATAAGCGCCCGCAATCTCCTGATCCATGGCTGCGGCCTCAGGATGCCGGGGTCGGCAGCGGGGCGCGCCGGTCAGCAGACAGACCAGGGGAAAGGCATTTGGACGCAGACTGGCAACTGATTGTCACGCGCTGTCTCGACGGCGACTCAACAGCATGGACAGAGCTGGTCAAAGCTCACCATCGGCGTGTTTACGGGCTCTGCTACCGTTTTACCGGTTCGCCGCACGACGCCGAAGATCTGGCTCAGGAAGTTTTTCTCAAAATCTACGGCAACCTGGCGACATTCGATGTCGCTAAAGGCAGCTTTCAGACCTGGATCACAACCCTCACCCGGAACCTTTTAGTCGATCACTTCCGCCGCTCCAAGCAGCAGCGTGTGACCGACTCGATGGATGCCGGATGGGACGAAAGCGAAGAGCGAAAGATTGCGGACCGGCTCTCCGATCCGCGACCCACGCCGCACGAGCATGCGGCACAAAAAGAACTGCAAAAGATGGTGCAGGCGGCATTGACCAAAGTGTCGCCGGAGCTCCGCGAAGCAGTGATTCTGCGCGACTTGCAAGACATGGACTACAAGGAGATCGCGCAGGTTTTACGTATTCCTGAAGGGACTGTAAAGTCGCGCATCAGCCGCGGTCGGGCGGAACTGGCGAGGCTTCTGCAGCGTAATGGAAGGCAGGTGGTTTAG
- a CDS encoding ArnT family glycosyltransferase codes for MKRTRILTFAWIAGICVLYGIHLLHLRADFPNFSPWMDYSKYTDEGWYGSAAARHFLNGSWRVPGDFNPAAALPVWPLLEGMVFRFTGVSLAAARLLVLAVFAGNLLLTYALIRTQQKQPVALLGVTIAAASAFLYAFGRLAILEPLLVFWMLLSWLLALRLSRASSKGQRYVLLVAIGFLVCLQILTKTTAIFVIPATVYLILHAAQYRVKDFVKDAAIMAFAGLVPWGVYYFVVVRPRFLADYHYLFDANKWEQPTTLGGWIATFWYALHGALWIDTILCLLAVVLLALSFFWLRGLWRNPLIVASLLAAAGYIFFTGWHNNMQPRYYQIVAFPLIIVVCTGTAALLEKRRWMGVAALAVIVVSIGFNLRLIAHFMRHTDHGFVIAARRLTRYIDQHPNGNRLLLSISGANITLITHLPSICDDFGTYDLPYRIHAYQPGWYAAWNEIDPGTLEDLKTQYSLQRVARYHAFDDEDRNVLILYKLVPLPPEKRTYDAAVELAANAGK; via the coding sequence GTGAAGCGGACCCGCATCTTGACCTTTGCCTGGATTGCCGGCATTTGCGTGCTCTATGGCATTCACCTTCTTCATTTGCGCGCCGACTTCCCCAACTTCTCGCCTTGGATGGACTACTCCAAGTACACCGACGAGGGATGGTATGGCAGCGCTGCCGCGCGCCATTTTCTGAACGGCTCCTGGCGTGTTCCGGGCGATTTCAACCCGGCGGCCGCTTTGCCTGTCTGGCCACTGCTCGAAGGTATGGTCTTTCGCTTTACAGGCGTTAGCCTGGCCGCTGCGCGCCTTCTGGTGCTGGCTGTGTTTGCGGGAAACCTGTTGCTGACCTATGCGCTGATTCGCACGCAGCAAAAGCAGCCTGTTGCCCTGCTCGGCGTGACCATTGCCGCGGCAAGCGCCTTTCTCTATGCTTTTGGCCGCCTCGCGATCCTTGAGCCGTTGCTTGTTTTCTGGATGCTGCTCTCATGGCTGCTGGCCTTGCGGCTCTCGCGAGCGTCGTCGAAAGGACAACGCTACGTGCTGCTGGTCGCCATCGGTTTTCTGGTCTGCCTGCAGATTCTTACCAAGACGACGGCGATTTTCGTGATTCCGGCCACGGTTTACCTGATCTTGCACGCAGCGCAGTATCGGGTGAAGGATTTTGTCAAAGACGCGGCGATCATGGCCTTCGCTGGCCTTGTTCCCTGGGGTGTCTATTATTTCGTCGTTGTCCGCCCGCGCTTCCTTGCCGATTATCACTATCTATTTGACGCAAATAAGTGGGAGCAGCCGACAACGCTCGGCGGCTGGATTGCGACCTTCTGGTACGCGCTTCATGGCGCGTTGTGGATTGACACCATTCTCTGCCTGCTGGCGGTTGTTTTGCTTGCGCTTTCATTTTTCTGGCTGCGCGGGCTGTGGAGGAATCCTCTGATTGTGGCGTCGCTGTTGGCTGCAGCCGGATACATCTTCTTCACCGGCTGGCATAACAACATGCAGCCGCGCTACTACCAGATCGTCGCCTTTCCGCTGATCATCGTCGTGTGTACTGGAACGGCGGCGTTGCTCGAGAAGCGTAGATGGATGGGCGTGGCTGCTCTGGCAGTTATCGTCGTCAGCATCGGCTTCAACCTTCGGCTGATCGCACACTTCATGCGCCATACCGATCACGGCTTCGTCATCGCGGCCAGGCGCCTGACCCGGTACATCGATCAGCATCCGAATGGCAACCGTCTGCTGCTTTCGATCAGTGGAGCCAACATCACGCTCATCACGCATCTGCCTTCGATATGTGATGACTTCGGCACGTATGATCTGCCGTATCGCATTCACGCCTATCAGCCCGGCTGGTACGCAGCCTGGAACGAAATCGATCCGGGCACGCTCGAAGACCTGAAGACGCAGTATTCCTTGCAGCGGGTGGCTCGCTATCATGCCTTCGACGACGAAGACCGCAACGTGCTGATCCTGTACAAGCTCGTTCCTTTGCCGCCAGAAAAACGAACCTACGATGCGGCGGTTGAACTGGCAGCCAATGCTGGGAAGTAA
- a CDS encoding DUF192 domain-containing protein, which produces MHKKWLVWSVGLLLLSGTALNLPAQDNEPVIPQVAPRAADTLVMLPDGSTVHVELAKTEAERNYGLMGRTSLPQGRGMLFIHEHPGQYGYWMYHCKIGLDIIWMDESHRIVEMSPNTPPCKGKSSTCPSYGGHATATYVLELPVGSIKAHGLETGQTVNFNLN; this is translated from the coding sequence ATGCATAAGAAATGGTTAGTCTGGTCAGTTGGGCTGTTGCTGCTTTCAGGCACCGCTCTCAACCTGCCTGCGCAGGACAATGAGCCGGTCATTCCTCAGGTTGCGCCGCGCGCAGCCGATACCCTCGTTATGCTGCCGGATGGCTCCACAGTCCACGTCGAATTGGCAAAGACGGAAGCCGAGCGCAACTACGGGTTAATGGGCCGCACGAGTCTCCCGCAAGGTCGCGGCATGCTTTTTATCCACGAGCATCCTGGCCAGTACGGCTACTGGATGTATCACTGCAAGATCGGCCTCGACATCATCTGGATGGATGAAAGTCATCGCATCGTGGAGATGTCGCCGAACACCCCACCCTGCAAGGGCAAGTCCAGCACATGCCCTTCCTACGGAGGGCACGCCACCGCCACTTATGTGCTTGAATTGCCCGTCGGCTCGATCAAGGCGCATGGCCTCGAAACGGGACAAACGGTCAACTTCAATCTGAACTGA
- a CDS encoding SpoIIE family protein phosphatase: MKINKVSPNLLRFFLGLYVLASVGYWLSTTLDHWTAVFHPERHVQAPFVYDNDTCVIGSLQPEARAAKVPEGAHLDSLNGVPYSARVWDEILNTAHPDDMMDVGFTRKDGSTGTATITFVPQKPLIAGIPYLVLSLQEIILAGVALGCLLMGFWVVIAKPTDGNAWLLLILLNFPTVLFSLHHGFATGLGALFLEFWFQTMQFAASPALLLFGIYFPERSRWNVRFPWAKWVILIPLLLCAVIFGPIIYGSHYGAGNGPMLVRAGHWAEQTTNFLNLVCLVLSLALTLDKLRSASTEDARRRLRVLTTGMSIGLSALLLVFIVLPHFGITPAQKGRLWIGYAGITAFLFAPFSLVYVVLVQRAMDVRILLRMGARYALAKATLWVVQIALLTVVAVELILPIFGKKQPQLADLLGPLIFFALVMILRMGVHKRIQQWLDRRFFREAYDAERVLNELAEEVRRYTETEPLLETVARCVAETLHVDQIAMLLRRGEYFVLQQSIGIAAGRTLTLPLQSSAVRYLTNSNEPARLYREDPDAWYLMAGTAERYALDKMNSELLLPLPGRNRMMGVMALGPKRSEAAYSSADLKLLQALASQTGLALEVSELARSLASEAAQRERINREMEIAREVQERLFPQEMPELPGAKIAGYCRPALGVGGDYYDVIDIGDGRVGLAVGDVSGKGISAALLMASLRASLRGVTLDSPRDFAKLMHKVNRLVYEASASNRYATFFFASYDPATRKLECVNAGHNPPVLLRNGETIRLEADGPVVGLLPFAPYTEQTLTLEPGDLLILYTDGISEAMTKEDEEWGDERMIEAARRSLHKPANDVLDDLFAAADVFTAGAPQHDDMTLLILKLEP; the protein is encoded by the coding sequence ATGAAGATCAACAAAGTTTCTCCCAATTTGCTGCGCTTTTTCCTGGGGCTTTATGTATTGGCCAGTGTTGGCTACTGGTTATCAACGACTCTCGACCACTGGACTGCTGTCTTTCATCCGGAGCGCCATGTCCAGGCGCCATTTGTTTACGACAATGACACTTGCGTGATTGGCTCCCTACAGCCGGAGGCCAGAGCCGCCAAAGTTCCAGAAGGAGCCCACCTTGATTCCCTGAACGGCGTTCCATACTCAGCCCGGGTGTGGGATGAAATCCTGAATACTGCGCATCCCGACGACATGATGGATGTCGGATTCACCCGCAAAGATGGAAGTACGGGAACGGCGACGATCACGTTTGTTCCGCAGAAGCCGCTCATTGCAGGCATTCCTTATCTCGTTCTCTCGTTGCAGGAGATTATTCTCGCCGGTGTTGCCCTGGGCTGTCTCTTGATGGGCTTCTGGGTAGTGATCGCCAAGCCGACAGACGGCAACGCATGGCTATTGCTGATCTTGCTGAACTTCCCCACCGTGCTTTTTTCCTTGCACCACGGCTTTGCCACGGGGCTTGGCGCACTTTTTCTGGAATTCTGGTTTCAGACAATGCAGTTCGCTGCCTCCCCGGCGCTGCTGCTCTTTGGCATTTATTTCCCTGAGCGGTCCCGCTGGAATGTCAGGTTTCCGTGGGCAAAATGGGTAATCTTGATTCCTTTGCTGCTATGTGCCGTCATTTTCGGGCCGATCATCTATGGCTCGCATTACGGCGCAGGAAATGGCCCGATGCTGGTCCGCGCGGGCCACTGGGCGGAGCAGACGACGAACTTCCTCAACCTTGTCTGCCTGGTGCTCTCCCTGGCGCTGACCCTCGACAAGCTGCGCTCAGCCTCTACTGAAGATGCGCGGCGAAGGCTGCGTGTTCTGACAACCGGCATGAGCATCGGACTCTCCGCGCTCCTGCTGGTCTTCATTGTGTTGCCGCATTTTGGCATCACTCCCGCTCAAAAGGGTCGCTTATGGATTGGTTATGCCGGAATCACAGCATTCCTGTTTGCGCCTTTTTCACTCGTCTACGTGGTGTTGGTGCAGCGTGCCATGGACGTGCGCATCCTGCTTCGGATGGGCGCGCGCTACGCCCTGGCCAAGGCGACTCTATGGGTAGTTCAAATTGCCTTGCTCACGGTGGTTGCGGTCGAACTCATCCTGCCTATCTTTGGCAAGAAACAGCCGCAGCTCGCGGACCTGCTGGGCCCGCTCATCTTCTTCGCGCTCGTCATGATTTTGCGGATGGGCGTGCACAAGCGCATCCAGCAATGGCTGGATCGGAGGTTCTTCCGCGAGGCGTACGATGCCGAGCGCGTCCTCAATGAACTCGCTGAGGAGGTGCGGCGCTACACCGAGACGGAACCGCTGCTCGAAACTGTGGCCCGCTGCGTCGCAGAGACTTTGCACGTCGACCAGATCGCCATGCTGTTGCGGCGCGGAGAATATTTCGTACTGCAGCAATCGATCGGCATTGCCGCAGGCAGAACTCTGACGCTTCCGCTGCAGTCCTCTGCCGTGCGTTATTTGACAAATTCGAACGAGCCCGCGCGTCTGTACCGCGAAGACCCCGACGCATGGTACTTGATGGCAGGTACCGCCGAGCGATACGCGCTCGACAAAATGAATTCCGAGCTGCTGCTCCCTCTGCCGGGCAGGAATCGCATGATGGGCGTCATGGCGCTCGGCCCGAAGCGATCGGAAGCGGCGTATTCTTCGGCGGACCTGAAGCTGCTTCAGGCGCTCGCATCGCAGACCGGTCTTGCGCTTGAGGTGAGCGAGCTGGCTCGCTCTCTGGCCTCAGAGGCAGCGCAACGGGAACGCATCAATCGCGAAATGGAAATCGCGCGCGAGGTGCAGGAACGGCTCTTCCCGCAGGAAATGCCCGAACTGCCGGGAGCAAAAATCGCGGGCTACTGCCGTCCCGCGCTTGGCGTTGGCGGAGACTACTATGATGTGATCGATATTGGTGACGGCCGCGTGGGCTTGGCGGTCGGTGATGTGTCCGGTAAAGGCATCTCCGCGGCATTGTTGATGGCCAGTCTGCGAGCGTCGCTCCGCGGCGTAACTCTCGATAGTCCCCGCGATTTCGCCAAGCTGATGCACAAAGTCAATCGACTGGTTTACGAAGCCTCGGCCTCCAACCGGTACGCGACATTCTTCTTCGCCTCCTACGACCCGGCAACACGCAAACTCGAATGCGTCAACGCGGGCCACAATCCGCCCGTGCTCCTCCGAAATGGCGAGACCATCCGTCTTGAAGCCGACGGTCCGGTGGTCGGCCTGCTCCCTTTCGCCCCCTATACCGAGCAAACGCTGACTCTTGAGCCAGGTGACCTGCTCATCCTGTACACCGATGGCATCAGCGAAGCGATGACGAAAGAAGATGAGGAGTGGGGTGACGAGCGCATGATCGAAGCCGCGCGCCGCTCTCTGCATAAGCCCGCCAATGACGTGCTCGACGATCTCTTTGCCGCCGCCGACGTCTTCACCGCCGGGGCGCCGCAACATGACGACATGACGCTGCTGATCTTGAAGCTGGAGCCGTAG
- a CDS encoding efflux RND transporter permease subunit has product MGDREYLVGTNSSAETIAELNALPIRTVNGAVVLKDVAWPIVEVQTVHIASSEQVLTLPGTVIPLRSAHIYARVSGYLKGPVCGPGGYGTQGSVAGDHLGSRPGRLGSTADRSPRHPEAGRRKPHFHLIEKVRESKFKGF; this is encoded by the coding sequence ATGGGCGACCGGGAGTACCTGGTTGGAACCAACAGCAGCGCGGAGACCATCGCAGAGTTGAACGCTCTGCCGATTCGTACGGTGAATGGCGCGGTGGTTCTGAAGGATGTCGCATGGCCGATCGTGGAAGTGCAGACCGTGCACATCGCAAGCTCGGAGCAGGTATTGACCTTGCCGGGCACTGTGATCCCACTCCGGAGCGCGCACATTTATGCGCGGGTCTCCGGGTATCTGAAGGGCCCGGTTTGTGGACCTGGGGGATACGGTACACAGGGGTCAGTTGCTGGCGATCATCTCGGCTCCAGACCTGGACGCCTCGGTAGCACAGCAGACCGCAGCCCGCGGCATCCGGAAGCAGGGCGCCGAAAACCCCATTTTCACCTCATTGAGAAAGTACGCGAGAGTAAGTTCAAGGGTTTTTGA